One Pirellulales bacterium genomic region harbors:
- the larB gene encoding nickel pincer cofactor biosynthesis protein LarB codes for MLPDQLKSLAEQLAEGSLSLDGFLREVARPQTADLGEVQLDLDRRRRCGFPEVVFGEGKTLATLEKTIERMVGDRVDVLVTRTAPEVASALQHRFPAAEYNSAARTLRIRSANENERSAAKPERAKVAVVSAGTTDRPVAEEAMETLRWMGVEVKLIQDVGVAGPHRLREHLAELEDVAAVVVVAGMEGALPSVVGGYVACPVIAVPTSVGYGANFGGLAALLSMLNSCAANVTVVNIDAGFKAGYVAGLIANGRTTNH; via the coding sequence ATGCTCCCCGATCAACTCAAATCGCTGGCCGAGCAGCTTGCCGAGGGCAGTTTGTCGCTCGATGGGTTCCTGCGCGAAGTGGCCCGGCCGCAGACGGCCGATCTGGGCGAGGTGCAGCTCGATCTCGATCGTCGCCGCCGCTGCGGCTTTCCCGAAGTCGTGTTCGGCGAAGGTAAGACACTGGCGACGCTCGAAAAGACGATCGAGCGAATGGTCGGCGATCGCGTCGATGTGCTAGTGACCCGCACGGCTCCCGAAGTTGCGTCAGCGCTGCAACATCGGTTCCCCGCGGCCGAGTACAACAGCGCCGCCCGCACGCTGCGAATTCGATCCGCCAACGAGAACGAACGTTCGGCGGCCAAGCCCGAGCGCGCGAAGGTTGCCGTCGTCTCGGCGGGCACGACCGACCGGCCGGTGGCCGAAGAAGCGATGGAAACGCTCCGCTGGATGGGCGTCGAAGTCAAGCTCATTCAAGACGTCGGCGTGGCCGGGCCGCATCGGCTGCGCGAACATCTCGCGGAACTCGAAGATGTCGCGGCCGTCGTGGTGGTCGCAGGCATGGAAGGGGCGCTGCCCAGCGTCGTGGGCGGCTATGTCGCTTGTCCGGTAATCGCCGTTCCCACCAGCGTCGGCTACGGCGCGAACTTTGGCGGCCTAGCGGCGCTGCTGTCGATGCTCAATAGCTGCGCGGCAAACGTCACGGTCGTGAATATCGACGCCGGATTCAAAGCCGGCTACGTCGCCGGCCTGATTGCCAACGGTCGAACCACGAACCACTAA
- a CDS encoding GIY-YIG nuclease family protein, translated as MSTSDFFPPRPLAAPTIYAYASTHPDHAGLLKVGYTEREAAERIAEQWPGGLKAYRIELIESAMRPDGTSFTDRDIHRHLRARGHKNTTHEWFKCTIKDVKAAIVAVMNREANVEDRTQTFDLRPEQKAAVAQTVAYFKRAQQKTPDRAPHFLWNAKMRFGKTFASYQLAKQMGWKKVLVLTFKPVVKHAWADDLNRHKDFEGWQFIGRDTDLTYEQADPKKPIVCFGSFQDFLQRDRTGAIKAKNEWVHLTEWDCVILDEYHYGAWRENAKGLFGADEADEGELADEVAKDEQAFDETILPIETGAYLYLSGTPFRALASGEFIEEQIYNWTYSDEQRAKRDWKGPGENPYAELPRLVLMTYTLPDEIRQVAEQGEFNEFDLNEFFRAEGDEDEAKFEHEDEVQKWLNLIRGSYKGTTIDDLKLGRDRPPLPFYDARLMSVLNHTFWFLPSVASCHAMANLLQAKHNVFYHDFKVVVSAGAAAGIGAASLPPVLEAMDDPLKSKSITLSCGKLTTGVTVRPWTGMLMLRKLSSPESYFQAAFRVQSPWTVKDANLHDVIVKPECYVFDFALNRALRQIADYGSRLATDETTPEQRITELVGFLPVLAYDGSSMRQLDATEILDVVTSGTAATQLAKRWESVLLVNVDDGTLNRLMNDPQAMEALMAIEGFRNLNADLETIINRSEQIKDAKRRIADDGELSEKEQRKLTEAERERKSLRKQVQEKLIKFAARIPVFMYLTDYREQRLKDVITKIEPKLFKRVTGLTTEDFERLVSLGVFNSALMNDAVWKFRRYEDSSLRYMGISRHKGLDVGLFDTALTEEDFQATFSGLSESPPR; from the coding sequence GTGAGCACGAGCGACTTCTTCCCCCCACGTCCCCTCGCAGCCCCAACGATCTATGCCTATGCCAGCACCCACCCCGACCACGCCGGATTGCTCAAGGTCGGTTACACCGAGCGCGAGGCGGCTGAGCGGATCGCCGAGCAGTGGCCGGGCGGGCTCAAGGCGTATCGGATCGAGTTGATCGAATCGGCGATGCGGCCGGACGGGACGAGTTTTACCGATCGCGACATTCACCGACACCTGCGAGCGCGCGGGCACAAGAACACCACGCACGAATGGTTCAAGTGTACGATCAAGGACGTGAAAGCCGCGATCGTCGCGGTGATGAATCGCGAGGCGAACGTCGAAGACCGCACGCAGACCTTCGACCTGCGCCCCGAGCAGAAAGCAGCCGTCGCGCAGACCGTCGCCTATTTCAAACGGGCACAGCAGAAAACGCCCGATCGCGCCCCGCACTTTCTCTGGAACGCGAAGATGCGTTTCGGGAAGACGTTCGCCAGCTATCAACTGGCGAAGCAGATGGGTTGGAAAAAGGTGCTGGTGCTGACCTTCAAGCCGGTGGTGAAGCACGCCTGGGCGGACGACCTAAACCGGCACAAGGACTTTGAAGGCTGGCAGTTCATCGGCCGGGACACCGACCTAACTTACGAACAGGCCGACCCGAAAAAGCCGATCGTCTGCTTCGGCAGCTTTCAGGATTTTTTGCAGCGCGACCGCACCGGCGCGATCAAAGCCAAGAACGAATGGGTCCATCTCACCGAGTGGGACTGCGTCATCCTCGACGAGTACCATTACGGCGCCTGGCGAGAGAACGCCAAGGGCCTGTTCGGAGCCGACGAAGCAGACGAAGGCGAACTTGCGGATGAGGTAGCCAAGGACGAGCAGGCGTTTGACGAAACCATCCTGCCCATTGAGACGGGGGCTTACCTGTACCTTTCCGGCACCCCGTTTCGAGCGCTAGCCTCGGGCGAATTCATCGAAGAGCAGATCTACAACTGGACGTACAGCGACGAGCAGCGGGCAAAACGGGACTGGAAAGGCCCCGGCGAGAACCCCTACGCCGAGCTACCCCGACTGGTGCTGATGACCTACACATTGCCGGACGAGATTCGGCAGGTGGCCGAGCAAGGGGAGTTCAACGAGTTCGATCTGAACGAGTTTTTCCGCGCTGAAGGCGACGAGGACGAAGCAAAATTCGAGCACGAAGATGAAGTGCAGAAGTGGCTGAACCTCATTCGCGGTTCGTACAAAGGCACGACAATCGACGATTTGAAGCTCGGCCGGGATCGCCCGCCGCTGCCGTTCTACGACGCGCGGTTGATGAGTGTCCTCAATCACACCTTCTGGTTTTTGCCGAGCGTGGCCTCGTGCCATGCGATGGCGAATTTGCTGCAGGCGAAGCACAACGTCTTCTACCACGACTTCAAGGTAGTGGTCTCCGCCGGCGCGGCGGCGGGCATTGGCGCGGCTTCGCTGCCTCCGGTGCTCGAAGCGATGGATGATCCGCTCAAGAGCAAGTCGATCACGCTTTCGTGCGGAAAGCTGACCACGGGCGTGACGGTGCGTCCGTGGACGGGGATGCTCATGCTGCGCAAGCTGTCCAGCCCGGAGTCGTACTTTCAGGCGGCGTTTCGCGTGCAATCCCCTTGGACCGTGAAAGACGCGAATTTGCACGACGTCATCGTGAAGCCGGAGTGTTACGTCTTCGACTTCGCGTTGAACCGGGCCTTGCGGCAGATTGCCGATTACGGGTCGCGGCTGGCAACCGATGAAACGACGCCGGAGCAACGCATCACCGAGCTGGTCGGGTTCCTGCCCGTGCTGGCGTACGACGGCAGTTCGATGCGTCAATTGGACGCCACGGAGATCCTCGACGTCGTGACCAGCGGGACCGCCGCCACGCAACTCGCCAAGCGTTGGGAAAGCGTGCTGCTGGTGAACGTCGACGATGGCACGCTCAATCGTCTAATGAACGACCCGCAGGCGATGGAAGCGCTGATGGCCATCGAGGGTTTCCGAAACCTTAATGCCGACCTCGAGACAATTATCAACCGCTCGGAGCAGATCAAAGACGCGAAACGCCGAATTGCCGATGACGGCGAGCTCAGCGAAAAAGAGCAACGCAAACTGACCGAGGCGGAAAGGGAACGCAAATCGCTTCGCAAGCAGGTGCAAGAGAAACTGATTAAGTTTGCCGCCCGCATTCCGGTCTTTATGTACTTGACCGACTATCGGGAACAGCGGTTAAAAGATGTGATCACCAAGATTGAGCCCAAGCTCTTTAAACGCGTCACCGGATTGACGACCGAGGACTTCGAGCGGCTCGTGAGCCTAGGCGTCTTCAATAGCGCACTCATGAACGATGCGGTGTGGAAGTTCCGCCGGTACGAGGATTCCAGCCTGCGTTACATGGGAATCAGTCGTCACAAGGGATTGGATGTCGGCTTGTTCGATACAGCGCTGACCGAAGAAGACTTCCAAGCCACCTTCAGCGGCCTGTCTGAAAGCCCGCCGCGTTAG
- the accB gene encoding acetyl-CoA carboxylase biotin carboxyl carrier protein, whose amino-acid sequence MTNPASGGGDIFDVKKVRRLVELMKEHDLAEVDLRQGEQRVRIRRGAEAFFAQTPMMAAPVASQPAAPAGGGEAKAAAPAAGGDYAVIKSPMVGTFYSAANPESPPFVKVGDHVGPDSIVCIIEAMKVFNEIPAEMSGKIVALLVENGAPVEFGQPLFKIDAKK is encoded by the coding sequence ATGACGAATCCTGCATCGGGCGGTGGCGATATTTTCGACGTGAAGAAAGTTCGGCGGCTGGTTGAACTGATGAAGGAACACGACCTGGCGGAAGTGGATTTGCGTCAGGGCGAGCAGCGGGTGCGGATTCGACGCGGCGCGGAAGCGTTTTTTGCGCAGACGCCGATGATGGCGGCGCCAGTGGCTTCGCAACCGGCGGCCCCAGCGGGAGGTGGCGAGGCGAAGGCTGCGGCTCCAGCGGCTGGCGGCGATTATGCGGTCATCAAAAGCCCGATGGTTGGCACGTTCTATTCCGCCGCAAATCCCGAATCGCCGCCGTTTGTGAAGGTGGGCGATCACGTCGGCCCGGACAGCATCGTGTGCATCATCGAGGCGATGAAGGTGTTCAACGAGATTCCGGCCGAGATGTCTGGCAAGATCGTGGCACTGCTGGTGGAAAACGGCGCGCCGGTCGAGTTCGGTCAGCCACTGTTTAAGATTGACGCGAAGAAGTAG
- a CDS encoding Eco57I restriction-modification methylase domain-containing protein — MTGHNPDILTCLANLSADEVFTPPKLASAMLDLLPADLFRSPETTFLDPVCKSGVFLREIARRLNEGLADQMPDDQKRIDHILTRQVFGLAITELTSLISRRSVYCSKKADGKFSIATAFTKPDGNIRLPKTGHAWTSAGRCEFCGASQGEYDRDESLEEYAYPFIHGIDPRKVFNVKFDVIVGNPPYQLGSDGGNRDIPIYNKFVD, encoded by the coding sequence ATGACCGGCCATAACCCCGACATCCTCACCTGCCTGGCCAACCTGTCGGCCGACGAGGTCTTCACCCCGCCGAAGCTGGCCTCGGCCATGCTCGACCTGCTCCCCGCCGACCTATTCCGCTCCCCCGAGACGACCTTCCTTGACCCGGTCTGCAAAAGCGGCGTCTTCCTGCGCGAGATCGCGCGCCGATTGAACGAAGGTCTGGCCGACCAGATGCCCGACGACCAGAAGCGCATCGATCACATCCTCACCAGGCAGGTTTTTGGACTGGCGATCACCGAATTGACCAGCCTCATCAGCCGCCGGTCGGTCTACTGCTCGAAGAAGGCCGACGGCAAGTTCAGCATCGCCACCGCGTTCACCAAGCCCGACGGCAACATCCGCCTGCCCAAGACCGGCCACGCGTGGACGAGCGCCGGCCGCTGCGAGTTCTGCGGGGCGAGCCAAGGGGAATACGACCGCGACGAATCGCTCGAAGAATACGCCTATCCCTTCATCCACGGCATCGATCCGAGAAAGGTGTTTAACGTGAAATTTGATGTCATCGTAGGCAATCCGCCGTACCAGTTGGGCTCGGACGGAGGCAATCGAGATATTCCGATTTACAATAAGTTTGTCGACTAG
- a CDS encoding aminopeptidase P family protein: protein MSRHAERCQRLLKNLRQSGADTLLVTNETNVTYLTGFTGDDSYLLVTPAGNVLISDPRYTTQLEEECPGLELHIRPPGELMLEGTVKVLKQAKVSRLGVEGGSMTIGLQEQLAAKLEKLEFVTTSSQVEALRMVKDKEEIAEIKIAITIAEKAFAVVKAALRPGQTEKQIADEIEHQVRMFGGKCTSFPPIVAVGDRAALPHYRAAGRKIADADFVLIDWGAFGRLYCSDLTRVLVTGKIPPKLQRIYEVTLAAQQRAIEAIRPGMTGEEIDAVARGVIEKAGFGKQFGHGLGHSLGLEIHEAPRFAKGHPIKMQPGMVMTVEPGIYLPGFGGVRIEDDILVTKHGCEVLTSVPKRWEDCVV from the coding sequence ATGAGCCGCCATGCTGAACGCTGCCAACGCTTACTCAAAAACCTTCGCCAGTCGGGGGCGGATACGCTGCTGGTGACGAATGAAACGAACGTCACTTATCTGACTGGGTTTACGGGGGACGACAGCTATTTGCTGGTGACGCCCGCAGGGAATGTGCTCATCAGCGACCCGCGATATACGACGCAGCTTGAGGAGGAGTGTCCGGGGCTGGAGTTGCATATTCGGCCGCCGGGAGAGTTGATGCTCGAAGGGACGGTGAAGGTGCTGAAGCAGGCGAAGGTGTCGAGGCTGGGGGTCGAGGGGGGCTCGATGACGATTGGGCTGCAGGAGCAATTGGCCGCGAAGCTGGAAAAGCTGGAATTCGTGACGACTAGCAGTCAGGTTGAAGCGTTGCGGATGGTGAAAGACAAGGAGGAGATCGCGGAGATCAAAATTGCAATTACGATCGCCGAGAAGGCGTTTGCCGTGGTGAAGGCGGCGCTGCGGCCGGGTCAGACCGAGAAGCAGATTGCGGACGAGATCGAGCATCAGGTGCGGATGTTCGGGGGGAAATGCACGAGCTTTCCGCCGATCGTGGCCGTGGGGGACCGGGCGGCGCTGCCCCATTATCGCGCGGCCGGGAGGAAAATCGCGGACGCGGACTTTGTGTTGATCGATTGGGGGGCGTTTGGGCGGCTGTATTGCAGCGACTTGACCCGGGTTTTGGTGACCGGTAAAATCCCGCCCAAACTCCAACGTATTTATGAAGTTACGCTCGCCGCGCAGCAGCGCGCGATCGAGGCGATTCGGCCCGGCATGACGGGGGAAGAAATCGACGCGGTGGCCCGCGGCGTGATCGAGAAGGCCGGCTTCGGCAAGCAGTTTGGCCACGGGCTGGGTCACAGCTTGGGACTGGAAATTCACGAGGCCCCGCGGTTTGCAAAAGGGCACCCGATCAAGATGCAGCCTGGCATGGTGATGACCGTTGAGCCGGGGATTTATTTGCCGGGGTTCGGGGGCGTGCGGATCGAGGACGATATTTTGGTGACGAAGCACGGTTGCGAAGTGCTGACGAGCGTGCCGAAGCGTTGGGAAGATTGTGTCGTGTAG
- a CDS encoding NAD(P)H-hydrate dehydratase: MPNLPLPKLMPRPLDSHKGVFGHVLLVGGSRGMAGAISLSGMAALRSGAGLVTLATPETCVDTVAGFEPSYMTVPLLSDAHGRIAKTAQPQVAELARRCTTIGCGPGMQRSAEIDQLVAWLYQESSLPMVADADALNALSAQRDLLPRHAGPRIVTPHPGEFARLLGIAKLDPKDRTELAIQFARRNEVVVVLKGHRTIVADGAQTYVNETGNPGMATGGCGDVLTGIIAALAGQDLSPFQAAQLGVYVHGLAGDLAAAAHGETSLIASDLVRQLPEAFKRLDNHQP; encoded by the coding sequence ATGCCCAATCTACCCCTTCCCAAATTGATGCCGCGCCCGCTCGATAGCCATAAAGGCGTCTTCGGCCACGTGCTGCTGGTGGGCGGCTCGCGCGGAATGGCCGGCGCGATCTCGCTTTCCGGCATGGCCGCACTCCGCAGCGGCGCAGGACTCGTCACCCTTGCAACTCCGGAGACATGCGTCGATACGGTTGCCGGGTTTGAGCCTTCGTACATGACCGTGCCGCTGCTAAGCGACGCCCACGGGCGAATCGCCAAAACCGCGCAGCCGCAAGTGGCCGAACTTGCTCGTCGTTGCACCACGATCGGTTGCGGGCCTGGAATGCAGCGTTCGGCCGAGATCGACCAACTCGTCGCGTGGCTCTATCAAGAATCGTCCCTTCCGATGGTGGCCGATGCCGATGCGCTAAATGCCCTATCGGCACAGCGCGACCTGCTGCCTCGTCATGCCGGGCCGCGCATCGTGACACCTCATCCCGGCGAATTCGCCCGGCTCCTCGGCATTGCCAAGCTCGATCCCAAAGACCGGACGGAGCTTGCAATCCAATTCGCTCGACGCAACGAGGTCGTTGTCGTGCTGAAAGGCCATCGCACGATCGTCGCCGATGGAGCGCAAACCTATGTCAACGAAACGGGCAATCCTGGCATGGCCACCGGCGGCTGCGGCGACGTGCTGACCGGTATCATTGCCGCGTTAGCCGGCCAAGACTTATCGCCATTTCAAGCAGCACAACTGGGCGTGTATGTCCACGGCCTAGCCGGCGATTTGGCGGCGGCGGCGCACGGCGAAACATCGCTCATCGCCAGCGACTTGGTGCGCCAATTACCCGAGGCCTTCAAACGGTTGGACAATCACCAGCCGTAG
- a CDS encoding nucleotidyltransferase domain-containing protein: MLLTRPEQLRIDLPLEAIARVCEKYGVSELAVFGSVLRDDFAPERSDVDFLVRFIDNDAGDWGYKYMDMEEELGKLLGRKVDVVSWRGIEQSTNPVRRGHILKHARRVYEQG, translated from the coding sequence ATGCTCTTGACGCGACCGGAACAACTTCGCATCGACCTGCCGCTGGAGGCGATCGCCCGCGTATGTGAGAAGTACGGGGTGAGCGAGCTGGCGGTATTCGGTTCGGTGCTGCGCGACGACTTCGCCCCGGAGCGCAGCGACGTGGATTTTCTCGTGCGGTTCATCGACAACGACGCCGGCGATTGGGGATACAAGTACATGGACATGGAGGAGGAACTGGGGAAATTGCTGGGCCGCAAGGTGGACGTGGTGAGCTGGCGCGGGATCGAACAGAGTACCAACCCGGTTCGACGCGGGCACATCCTCAAGCACGCGAGGCGGGTTTATGAACAAGGATAA
- the accC gene encoding acetyl-CoA carboxylase biotin carboxylase subunit, with amino-acid sequence MYKRILIANRGEIALRVIRACRELGIETVAIFSEADRGSNYLQLANEAYCVGLPKAADSYLKIDRVISAAEIGNVQAIHPGYGFLSENAHFNEICRSCNIDFIGPTPEAMSKLGDKNTARGIARAAKVPVVPGSEGLIQNEKDAVRLAHEIGFPVLIKATAGGGGRGMRVAANDLTLKSALQQASAEAEAAFGNAGIYLERYIERPRHVEVQILADQHGNAVHLFERECSTQRRHQKLIEESPAAHLTPKNRRAMCEAAVRLVKTAGYTNAGTVEFIVDQSGNFYFIEVNARIQVEHPVTEMVTGIDLIKAQIRVAAGEKLWLTQDDVLQRGAAIECRINAEDPQRGFQPCPGKIERLIAPGGFGVRWDSHAYSGYTVSPYYDSMIGKLIVHQPTRADAINTMQRALAELRVEGIKTTAPLHQDILSHTAFHECRIDTTFVERTLLS; translated from the coding sequence ATGTATAAGCGTATCTTAATTGCCAATCGCGGCGAAATCGCCCTTCGCGTCATTCGCGCGTGCCGCGAACTGGGGATCGAGACGGTGGCCATCTTCAGCGAAGCCGATCGCGGCTCGAACTATTTGCAGCTTGCCAACGAGGCCTATTGCGTGGGGCTGCCGAAGGCGGCGGACAGCTATTTGAAGATCGACCGAGTCATCAGCGCCGCGGAAATTGGCAACGTGCAGGCGATCCATCCTGGCTATGGTTTTCTCTCGGAAAACGCGCACTTCAACGAAATTTGCCGCAGTTGCAACATCGACTTCATCGGGCCGACGCCTGAGGCGATGTCGAAATTGGGAGACAAGAACACGGCTCGCGGCATTGCCCGCGCGGCGAAGGTGCCGGTCGTGCCGGGGAGCGAGGGACTGATTCAAAACGAGAAAGATGCGGTGCGGCTGGCGCACGAAATCGGCTTTCCTGTGTTGATCAAGGCCACGGCCGGCGGCGGCGGGCGCGGGATGCGCGTGGCGGCGAACGATTTGACGTTGAAGAGCGCGCTGCAGCAGGCCTCCGCCGAGGCGGAGGCGGCATTCGGCAACGCGGGGATTTATTTGGAGCGATATATCGAACGGCCGCGTCACGTGGAAGTGCAGATTCTCGCCGACCAGCATGGCAACGCGGTGCATTTGTTCGAGCGCGAATGTTCCACCCAGCGGCGTCATCAAAAACTGATCGAGGAAAGCCCCGCGGCGCATTTAACGCCGAAGAATCGCCGGGCAATGTGCGAGGCGGCGGTGCGGCTGGTGAAGACGGCGGGTTACACGAACGCGGGCACGGTCGAGTTTATCGTCGATCAGAGCGGCAACTTTTACTTCATCGAAGTGAATGCGCGGATTCAGGTCGAGCACCCCGTCACCGAAATGGTCACGGGCATTGACCTGATCAAGGCGCAAATTCGCGTCGCCGCCGGCGAAAAACTCTGGTTGACGCAAGATGACGTGCTGCAGCGGGGCGCGGCGATCGAATGCCGCATCAACGCGGAAGACCCGCAGCGAGGGTTCCAGCCTTGCCCGGGGAAGATCGAGCGGCTGATTGCCCCTGGCGGCTTTGGCGTTCGCTGGGATTCGCACGCATATTCGGGGTACACGGTTTCGCCGTATTACGACTCGATGATCGGCAAACTGATCGTGCATCAGCCGACTCGCGCCGACGCCATCAACACGATGCAGCGCGCACTCGCGGAATTGCGGGTCGAGGGGATCAAAACCACGGCGCCGCTGCACCAGGACATTCTCAGCCACACCGCATTTCACGAGTGCCGCATCGACACTACGTTTGTCGAGCGGACGCTGCTTAGTTAG
- a CDS encoding type II toxin-antitoxin system HicB family antitoxin, with protein sequence MNHYTSIIQKDGDWWVGWVEEIPGVNCQERSRAKLLESIQEALSEMLQLNREAAASASAATDTSERVKVTA encoded by the coding sequence ATGAACCACTATACCTCCATCATCCAAAAAGACGGCGACTGGTGGGTCGGCTGGGTCGAAGAAATTCCCGGCGTCAACTGCCAGGAACGCTCTCGCGCCAAGCTCCTTGAATCGATCCAAGAGGCATTGAGCGAGATGCTGCAGCTCAACCGCGAGGCTGCCGCCAGCGCCAGCGCCGCCACCGACACCAGCGAACGCGTGAAAGTCACGGCATGA
- a CDS encoding DUF1573 domain-containing protein, producing MRRPLLLSLVVLMLSAGAVSGEEWARKMFKETSHDFGNVARGAKTEYRFTFENIYVEPLHVVGVRSSCGCTSAEVTKRDFKTWEKGEVVATFNTNAFLGNHSATVTVTFDKPYFAETQLQVKGNIKGDVTLQPGVVELGTINAGQPAEQRISVARSGSGDWEIVDVRSANTNFEVDVLLTHRSNLQTAYDLVVRLKPTAPPGIVKDQLFLITNDANSTQIAVDVEGRVVSNIEVHPTSLLFLTLKPGEHRTKPVILRSKQPVKIVGIECDPCFSYALPTESRTTHSIPITFTAGQNVGKVAKEIKIKTDLGPQGIAVVKCQADVEPPQALQQPTAASPSSHPVDSQPPITTSDSNLKQLSPVPR from the coding sequence GTGCGACGACCGCTTTTGCTTTCGCTCGTTGTGTTGATGCTGTCGGCGGGCGCCGTTTCGGGAGAGGAATGGGCCCGCAAGATGTTCAAAGAGACGAGCCACGATTTCGGCAATGTGGCCCGCGGCGCGAAGACGGAATATCGCTTCACGTTTGAAAATATCTATGTGGAGCCGCTTCACGTGGTCGGCGTGCGCAGTAGTTGTGGCTGCACGTCGGCCGAGGTCACCAAGCGCGACTTCAAAACTTGGGAAAAGGGAGAAGTCGTCGCCACCTTCAATACGAACGCATTTCTCGGCAATCATTCGGCAACCGTGACCGTGACGTTCGACAAGCCGTATTTCGCCGAGACGCAGTTGCAAGTGAAAGGGAACATTAAAGGGGACGTCACGCTGCAACCCGGCGTCGTCGAGTTGGGCACGATTAACGCCGGCCAACCGGCCGAGCAGCGAATTTCGGTCGCCCGCTCGGGGAGCGGGGATTGGGAAATTGTCGATGTTCGCAGCGCCAACACCAACTTCGAAGTCGACGTGCTGCTCACGCATCGCAGCAATCTTCAAACCGCCTACGATCTCGTGGTCCGGCTGAAGCCGACTGCCCCGCCGGGAATCGTGAAGGATCAACTGTTTCTGATCACCAACGACGCCAATTCGACGCAAATTGCGGTTGATGTCGAAGGGCGCGTCGTCTCGAATATCGAAGTTCATCCGACCAGTTTGTTGTTTCTCACCCTGAAGCCTGGTGAGCACCGCACGAAGCCGGTTATTCTCCGCAGCAAGCAGCCGGTGAAAATCGTTGGAATCGAGTGCGATCCTTGCTTTTCGTACGCATTGCCGACCGAATCTCGCACGACCCACAGCATTCCGATTACCTTCACGGCCGGCCAAAACGTCGGCAAAGTGGCCAAGGAAATCAAGATCAAGACCGACTTGGGGCCGCAGGGGATTGCGGTGGTGAAGTGCCAGGCCGATGTCGAGCCGCCGCAAGCATTGCAGCAGCCGACAGCCGCCAGCCCAAGCTCTCATCCGGTCGATTCTCAACCGCCAATCACGACGAGCGATAGCAATCTGAAGCAACTGTCGCCGGTGCCGCGCTGA
- a CDS encoding DUF86 domain-containing protein — MAGLRDRLIHGYDKLELDKVYDAVTKVIPTLIPKVEAIIQTLPDPE, encoded by the coding sequence ATGGCCGGGCTGCGCGATCGGCTGATCCACGGTTACGACAAGCTGGAACTGGACAAGGTCTACGACGCGGTGACGAAGGTGATTCCGACGTTGATCCCGAAGGTCGAGGCGATCATCCAAACGCTTCCCGATCCGGAGTAA
- a CDS encoding Eco57I restriction-modification methylase domain-containing protein — MIVPSRWMAGGLGLAEFRQQMLKDRRIRKLVDYPAAAEVFPGGEIKGGVCYFLWERDAEGDCAMTMVRGSDVIGPQERSLGEFDVLVRDSRALSILRKVQLEQETSISDILSVDKEFGWTSNFDGFHKTEREGDLPIHYIRKMQRGIGYISRGSVEKSEHLIDTWKVLVPKAFNGGDGLPHQILGKPLIAPSPSVCTQSFLLYPFTNRS; from the coding sequence ATGATCGTCCCTTCGCGCTGGATGGCCGGCGGACTGGGGCTGGCCGAATTCCGTCAACAGATGCTTAAGGATCGGCGAATTCGAAAGTTGGTGGACTATCCCGCTGCGGCCGAAGTGTTTCCTGGCGGGGAGATAAAAGGTGGCGTCTGCTATTTCTTGTGGGAGCGCGATGCCGAGGGTGACTGCGCAATGACAATGGTTAGGGGCAGTGACGTGATCGGGCCGCAAGAACGAAGCTTGGGCGAGTTCGATGTACTCGTGCGCGACAGCCGGGCACTTAGCATCCTTCGAAAAGTGCAACTTGAACAGGAAACTTCGATCAGCGACATCCTTTCCGTAGACAAGGAGTTTGGTTGGACGTCAAACTTCGATGGATTCCACAAAACGGAACGCGAAGGTGACTTGCCGATCCACTACATTCGAAAGATGCAAAGGGGCATCGGCTACATCTCTCGCGGTTCTGTCGAAAAGAGCGAGCATCTAATCGACACATGGAAAGTACTTGTCCCGAAGGCATTCAACGGCGGGGACGGCTTGCCTCATCAAATACTCGGCAAGCCGCTGATTGCACCGTCGCCGTCAGTCTGTACCCAGTCTTTTCTTCTATATCCGTTCACGAACCGAAGCTAA